GTTTTAGATTATCTGCCAGTTGCAGATCGTCTTCTATTATTAGAATGCGCATTGTTATTGTTTTCCTTTTTTAACCTGGCCATTTGATTTATTTACTTTAAAGTCAACAACCTTACCTTTTGGTTGTAACATTCTTACTTTGTAGTAATGGGTGTTCTCTTTCACGCTTAAAATCTTACCAGGGTAAGATTGCGACACTTTTTTGGCCGCTCTGCGCTTGGTTAAACCCAGAGTGTTAACATTTTTAAGCGCTTTATTCGCTGCCGCATTTTGTGAAGATGTTTTGACCTTTGAGTCATTTTCATTACTTGCATTGGCATTAAATAGCACTAAGCAACTGATCAGACTAATCAAATATTTCATACGTTAGCTCGCCACGTTATGGAGTAAGTTAAATGTACAAAAAGTTCACTGAACTTACTCTGAATCAGTTACGGTAAAACTCGTTTAAACGGTTTAACAATTGATTCTTTGTAAATACCCGCTTCGATATAGGGATCGTTTGCAGCCCAGCTGCGCGCATCTTCTAACGAATCGAATTTAGCAATCACTAATGAACCAGTGAAACCCGCTTCGCCTGGATCGTCGCTGTCGATTGCTGGTAGTGGCCCGGCAGATAACAAACGTTCTTCTGCTTTTAACGCTTCTAAGCGTGCTAAGTGAGCAGGACGCGCTTCTTTTCGCATCGCTAAGCTGTTTTCAACATCTATTGAATAAATCATGTACCACATACAGCACCTGTTTGGTTATTTTATTGAATATAAAAATAATTCTATCAACAGAAAGGATAAAACTAAAAATCATTTTTCGCGAAAACTTGAAACAGTAGGTTTAACACTGATAGCATCCAAGGTTGAAAACAATAATACTAAGGTTCAGCATGAGTGCATCGCGAGAGCATTTTAGCTCCAAACTCGGATTTATTTTGGCCGCTGCAGGCAGTGCAGTAGGCATTGGAAACCTCGTTGGTTTCCCAGTATCGGCAACCAAAAATGGCGGTGGTGCATTTTTAGTTGTTTATGCATTGTTTGTAATTTTTGTTTGCTTACCAGTAATGATGGCCGAAATGGCTATGGGTCGTAGCGCGCAAAAAGACCCACTTGGCGCGTATAATAAATTATCGGGTAACAGCAGTAAGTGGCGATATCCTGGATTTTTAGCGGT
This region of Pseudoalteromonas spongiae UST010723-006 genomic DNA includes:
- a CDS encoding PepSY domain-containing protein, with protein sequence MKYLISLISCLVLFNANASNENDSKVKTSSQNAAANKALKNVNTLGLTKRRAAKKVSQSYPGKILSVKENTHYYKVRMLQPKGKVVDFKVNKSNGQVKKGKQ
- a CDS encoding YciI family protein, translated to MWYMIYSIDVENSLAMRKEARPAHLARLEALKAEERLLSAGPLPAIDSDDPGEAGFTGSLVIAKFDSLEDARSWAANDPYIEAGIYKESIVKPFKRVLP